In the Clostridium sporogenes genome, one interval contains:
- a CDS encoding DegV family protein: MEKIALITDTTSDLPEDILEKYNIKQLAFRIIYKDRELKDRFDITSKEVYENLEVEVPTSSLPSMEDMDKLFTELEEEGYTHVIAIVLSSGLSGIYNGMKIVSENHPKLTTYICDSKSISLGEGVLLMESARMLEQGKSFDEIVEAIPKIRDSVKTFFVVGTLEYLKKGGRIGKVAGTIAELLNIKPIISIDNEDGKYYTYTKVRGRKQSLAKLIDIAKEFLEKGKCKVYVMHGNAEEEAKAVFEKLKSLPNVTFSMLGGCISPVSGAHSGPGLVGFACVRDMDY, encoded by the coding sequence TTGGAAAAAATTGCATTGATTACAGATACAACTAGTGATTTACCAGAAGATATACTAGAAAAATATAACATAAAGCAGTTAGCTTTTAGAATAATATATAAAGATAGGGAGCTTAAAGATAGATTTGATATAACTTCTAAAGAGGTTTATGAAAACTTAGAAGTTGAAGTTCCTACATCCTCACTACCATCTATGGAGGATATGGATAAGCTTTTTACAGAGCTAGAAGAAGAAGGATATACTCATGTAATAGCTATAGTTTTATCCAGTGGATTATCAGGAATATATAATGGAATGAAGATAGTAAGTGAAAATCATCCTAAACTTACAACATATATATGTGATTCTAAATCTATATCCTTAGGTGAAGGCGTATTACTAATGGAATCTGCACGAATGTTAGAACAGGGGAAAAGTTTTGACGAAATAGTTGAAGCTATTCCTAAAATAAGAGATAGTGTTAAAACATTTTTTGTAGTTGGAACTCTTGAATATTTGAAAAAGGGTGGAAGAATAGGAAAAGTTGCTGGAACTATAGCAGAACTTTTAAATATTAAACCTATAATTTCTATAGATAATGAAGATGGAAAATATTATACATATACAAAAGTAAGGGGAAGAAAACAATCTCTAGCTAAACTTATAGATATAGCTAAAGAATTTTTGGAAAAAGGTAAATGTAAAGTTTATGTTATGCATGGAAATGCAGAAGAAGAAGCTAAGGCTGTTTTTGAGAAGCTTAAAAGTTTACCTAATGTTACTTTCTCTATGCTTGGGGGATGTATAAGCCCAGTTTCAGGAGCTCATAGTGGACCAGGTTTAGTAGGTTTTGCATGTGTTAGGGATATGGATTATTAG